GAGCTCGATCCAATGGCCGCCGCCGAGGTTGCGCAGGAGCTCGGCGGGCTGACGGTAGTTGCGCATCAGCAGGTCCTGCTGGCCGTCCCCGTCGTAGTCGAACACGGAGAGCCCGCGGCCGTCCTCCACGCGATCGGCATCGTTGACGTAGGCCACGTCGGTGAACGTGCCGTCGCCGTTGTTGCGGAAGAGGCAGTTCCGCTCGTAGCCGTTCAGGCTGTGCTGGCCGATGTTGACGAGCAGGCCCTTGGTCGCGTCTTGGCGTCGACCGACGCCGTCGAACATGTCGAGTCAGACGTCGTCCAGGATCGGCCCCGAGATGAAGCCGTTCACGCTGTAGAGGTCGAGCCGCCCGTCGTTGTCGTAATCGAGGAAGGCGGCTGCCCAGCCCCACTGCGCGTCCCGCACGCCCGCGGCGTCGCTGACGTCGGTGAAGGTCCCGTCGCCGTTGTTGTGGTAGAGGGAGCTGCCGCGGACGAGATGGTCGACGATCAGCTCCGTGCGACGCCCGACCTCCGGCGTGAAGAGGCCGATCAGCTGCAGGAGGCGGGGCACGGGCGCCGGAAAGTCCGGGTGGAAGAGCGCCCAGCCAGAGTGGGCGTGCATGTTGGAGACGAAGAGANGAGCCGCCCGTCGCGGTCGTAATCACCCCACGCCACGCCCATGCTGGCGCCGCCGTCGACGACGCCCGCCGCAGCCGCCCGCTCGCTGAAGGTACCGTCTCCGTTGTTCCGGTAGAGCGCGTTGCCGCCGAACTCGTTCGCGACGTAGAGATCGGGCCAGCCGTCGTCGTCGTAGTCTGCCCAGGCGGCGGCCAGGTCCCAGCCCGGGTGGCCGACGCGCGCGCGGTCGGTGACGTCGGTGAAGGTGCCGTCGCGGTCGTTGTGCAGCAACGTGTTCGGGACGCCGTTGCGGGCGTCGTAGTTGGGCCGCGGCGCCCCGTGCTCGTGGTCGCCCATGCGGACGATGTAGATGTCGAGGTAGCCGTCGCGGTCGTAGTCGGCGACGGTCGGCATGCTCGCCCAGCGACCGGCGGGAATGCGGACGGCCGCCGACACGTCGACGAACCGGCCCGTGCCGGTATTGTGAAAGAGGCGATCGCCGCCCGTGATCGCGCTGACGTAGAGGTCGGGCCACCCGTCGTTGTCGTAGTCGAAGAAGACGGCCCCGGTGGCGGCCGCGGGGTATGGCCGCGGGAGGCCCCACGCCTCGGTCACGTCCGTGAAGGTTCCGTCGCAGTTGTTGCGGTAGAGCGCGGCGTCGGGGCTTCCCGCCAGGAAAGCGTCCTCGCACCCGTCGCGGTCGATGTCGGCGACCGCCACGCCCGAGCTCGCGCGGACGGGACTCTCCGTACCTCCGAAGAGGTGGAACGGTGGCGAGGCGAGGTTCGTGTGGACGTTGGCGATGCCGGCCTGCGGGGTGGCGCGCGCGAAGCGCGGGTTCCGGCGGGCGACGAGCCGGCGCGCGGTCACCTCCTCGCGCGTGATCCGCCACTGGCCGTGGCGCTCGGCCACCGCGAGCCGCGCGCGCTGCTCGAGCTGGCAGCGGGCGCCATCCCGACGCCTGCCGCGGACGATGAGGCGGACCGACGCGGGGAAGCCGTTGGTCGAGGGAGCGGTCCAGGCCACCCGGTCGATGCGCAGCTCGGCGCGCTCGATGTCGGCGAACAGACCGAGCAGGCGCGCGTATCGTTCGCGGATCGTCTCGGAGCCCGCCGTCTCGCGCCACTCCAGCGTCTCCTCCTCCTGCTCGCCGTACACGGCTACCGGATGGTCCCAGCTCACGCCGGTGCCGGTGTCCGTGGCGTAGATGCCGAGGAGGGCGTCGAGGTCGCGCGCCTTCAAGAAGGAGGGCAGGTGTCGGTGCAGAGCGGAGTTGAGGGGATCGATGACCGTCCTGCGCGTCGTCTCCCAATCGGCAGAGGCGACAGCGGACGGGGCGGCCAGCGCCAACAATAGCGCAGCGGCTGCCGCAGGCGGCACCGCGCACGTCTACGCGGGCGGGTCGCGCGCTGTCAATTGCCGGCTTGACTCGTCGACGCTATCCAGCGCAGGGTGCGCGCCAGTGACACAGTCCCCTCGCGCTCCCGAGGCGCAGGACGACCTTCTCGCCGCCCTCGACGCGACCATCGCGCGCGCTCGCAGGAGCGAGCTCTATCGCGAGCGGCTCGCGGGGGTCCGGGTGCGGACGCTCGCCGACGTCGCCGCGATCCCGCTCACCACCCGCGCCGACCTCCAGCAGGCGGGCGTCAACGGCACGCGCGCGGCGCCGCTCGCGGCGATCTGCCACTACGGCGAGTCGTCCGGCACGAGCGGCGCCTCGAACTCGGTGTGGCTGACGCCGGGCGATCTCGACCGGTCCGCGCAGGCGATGCGCGCCGCGCATCCCGACGTCTTTGCACCGGGCCGCGTCATCCTCAACCGCTTCCCGTTCATGGCGGCGCCGGCGCATCTCATGCAGCTGATCGCGCAGTCGGGCGGCGGCGTCGCCGTGCCGGCCGGCAACATCAACTGGGACGTGCCGTTCCCCCGTGCGCTCGAGCTGGCCCAGCGGACCGGGGCCTGCGTGCTCGCCGCCCTCCCGCTCGAGCCCGTGGTGCTCGGGGCCCTGGCCCGCGCTCGCGGCCTCGACCCAGCCAGGGACCTCGGTTTCGACGCGCTTTTCCTGGGCGGAGCGCCGCTGCCGCCGGCGCTGCAGGCGCGTCTGGCGCGTGACTGGGGTGCGCGCGTGATCGAGCTGTACGGCTCGACGGAGACCATGCTGCTCGGCACCTCGTGCACGGCGGGGGCGCTGCACCTGGAAACCACACTCGCCCACTGCGAGGTAATCGTGCCGGAGACGGGCGAGCCCGCGCCACCGGGCGGCGAGGGCCGGCTCGTCGTCACCACGCTGAGCCTCGAGGGGAGCCCTCTAGTGCGCTTCGACACCGGCGACGTCGTCCGGCAGAGCCGTGTGCCCTGTCGGTGCGGGAGCCTACGTCCGTCGCTCACCGTGCTTGGACGCGCGGACGAGCGCCTGGATCTGGCGGGCCACCGGCTCTATCCCTACGAGCTGATCGACGCGGGCGCCGCCGCGGCCGACGCCCTCGCGAGTGCCATCTTCTTCATCGCCGTTCTGCCCGACCGGGTCCTCGTGCGCATCGAGGGGCTCCAGGCGGTGGCCGACCCGGTGGCGGCGTTCCGCGCGCGCCTGCCGGGCGTCGTGGTCGAGGTCGAGGAGGTCGGACCGAACGAGCTGCTCGACGTCGAGATGCTGTCCCGCAGCCCGCGCGTCTACAAGCCGATCGTCCTCGCCGACTGGCGCCGGCCCGGGCGGAAGGTCCTCACCGTGGTCGAAGGCATGATGGAGTGGCCGCGCCCGGGCTGGGCGGAGAGCAGGCGCTGGCTCACGCGCAAGCTGCGCACGGCGAGACGACGGCGCCGCCTCGCGCGCGAGGTGCGTTTGGCCGCGCGCGCGGAGCGCTGATATAAGCGCCCGACGGTACCCGGGCGAGGAGACGCCATGGCGGGCTTTCGGCTCGATGTGGACGAGGTCCAGGACGCACGCGGTCGCGCGGCGGCCCGCGGGGCCTCCGGGGAGATCGAGAGACTCACCTCGCGGGCAGCGGCGGGTGAACCGCTGGTCGATGAGGAGCTCGTAGCCCTCTTCTTGTCGCCGGCCGTCGGGACCGAGGAGCTGATCGCGATCGCGCGTCGGCACCGGCCCCCGGGCGGCCCCCGGCTCGAGACCTTCTCGCCCCTCTACCTCACCAACGAGTGCGATGCCGAATGCCTGATGTGCGGTATGCGCGGGACGAACGGCGAGCTACTCCGCGAGACGGCCGATCGGGCGACGGCGGACGCGCAGCTCGACATCCTGCGCCGCCGCGGGCTCCGCGCCGTCGCGCTTCTGACCGGCGAGTACCATCACGGGCCCAGGCGCTCGACGATGATCGCGCGCACCGGTGAGGCGCTGCGGGCCGCGCTCGCGAGCGGGTTCACGCACGTGCTGGTGAACATCGGGGCGCTCGAGACCGCGGAGTACGAGATCCTGCTGGCGGAGCTCCCTCGCCGTGCCGGCGGCCGCCTCGTGCC
The genomic region above belongs to Deltaproteobacteria bacterium and contains:
- a CDS encoding CRTAC1 family protein, which produces MFDGVGRRQDATKGLLVNIGQHSLNGYERNCLFRNNGDGTFTDVAYVNDADRVEDGRGLSVFDYDGDGQQDLLMRNYRQPAELLRNLGGGHWIELTLVGVRSNRDAVGARVALRTGQGWQTREVSAGSGYVSGQSLVQHFGLGDGRAAGAVEIRWPSGARTNLPQLAAGRRYVVVEGGSDVIAR
- a CDS encoding VCBS repeat-containing protein, with the protein product MHAHSGWALFHPDFPAPVPRLLQLIGLFTPEVGRRTELIVDHLVRGSSLYHNNGDGTFTDVSDAAGVRDAQWGWAAAFLDYDNDGRLDLYSVNGFISGPILDDV
- a CDS encoding VCBS repeat-containing protein, with translation MPPAAAAALLLALAAPSAVASADWETTRRTVIDPLNSALHRHLPSFLKARDLDALLGIYATDTGTGVSWDHPVAVYGEQEEETLEWRETAGSETIRERYARLLGLFADIERAELRIDRVAWTAPSTNGFPASVRLIVRGRRRDGARCQLEQRARLAVAERHGQWRITREEVTARRLVARRNPRFARATPQAGIANVHTNLASPPFHLFGGTESPVRASSGVAVADIDRDGCEDAFLAGSPDAALYRNNCDGTFTDVTEAWGLPRPYPAAATGAVFFDYDNDGWPDLYVSAITGGDRLFHNTGTGRFVDVSAAVRIPAGRWASMPTVADYDRDGYLDIYIVRMGDHEHGAPRPNYDARNGVPNTLLHNDRDGTFTDVTDRARVGHPGWDLAAAWADYDDDGWPDLYVANEFGGNALYRNNGDGTFSERAAAAGVVDGGASMGVAWGDYDRDGRLXSSSPTCTPTLAGRSSTRTFRRPCPASCS
- a CDS encoding phenylacetate--CoA ligase family protein, translating into MPRRASRSRAFKKEGRCRCRAELRGSMTVLRVVSQSAEATADGAASANNSAAAAAGGTAHVYAGGSRAVNCRLDSSTLSSAGCAPVTQSPRAPEAQDDLLAALDATIARARRSELYRERLAGVRVRTLADVAAIPLTTRADLQQAGVNGTRAAPLAAICHYGESSGTSGASNSVWLTPGDLDRSAQAMRAAHPDVFAPGRVILNRFPFMAAPAHLMQLIAQSGGGVAVPAGNINWDVPFPRALELAQRTGACVLAALPLEPVVLGALARARGLDPARDLGFDALFLGGAPLPPALQARLARDWGARVIELYGSTETMLLGTSCTAGALHLETTLAHCEVIVPETGEPAPPGGEGRLVVTTLSLEGSPLVRFDTGDVVRQSRVPCRCGSLRPSLTVLGRADERLDLAGHRLYPYELIDAGAAAADALASAIFFIAVLPDRVLVRIEGLQAVADPVAAFRARLPGVVVEVEEVGPNELLDVEMLSRSPRVYKPIVLADWRRPGRKVLTVVEGMMEWPRPGWAESRRWLTRKLRTARRRRRLAREVRLAARAER